The following are encoded together in the Roseivirga misakiensis genome:
- a CDS encoding UDP-N-acetylmuramoyl-tripeptide--D-alanyl-D-alanine ligase, protein MIDQLYAAFQKSTGVSTDTRTIKSGNIWFALKGPNFNANRFADQALEKGAGLVVIDDENYAKDDRYFVVEDTLRALQKLGNHHRNQFSIPFIGITGSNGKTTTKELLRDVLAKKYKVHATGGNFNNHIGVPLTLLQIDESIEIAIIEMGANKVGDIAELCGIADPTHGMITNIGKAHLEGFGGVEGVIRGKSELYHHLIQKDGVIFVNSNSEVLSHIAKRRMKSPFYYPAKGDYFHAELIQTQPVLRLKTEDNLEAATHLTGAYNFENMCAALCIGKYFEVTAKDALKAVADYDPDNNRSQVIKKGSNTIILDAYNANPSSMAAALAHFSEDKSDSKVVILGDMFELGEDAAEEHKAIGALTLELGFDEVHLCGTLMEAGKLGNEKAHYWQTKEALVSHLKENPIRSSTVLIKGSRGMSLESLLDNLT, encoded by the coding sequence ATGATCGATCAACTCTATGCTGCCTTTCAAAAGAGTACTGGTGTTTCTACAGATACTAGAACTATAAAATCTGGTAATATTTGGTTTGCCCTGAAAGGACCAAATTTTAATGCCAATCGCTTTGCAGATCAGGCTTTAGAAAAAGGTGCAGGTTTAGTGGTTATCGATGATGAGAATTATGCGAAAGACGATCGCTATTTTGTAGTTGAAGATACCTTGCGAGCTCTTCAGAAACTGGGAAATCATCATAGAAATCAGTTTTCAATACCATTTATCGGAATTACCGGTTCCAATGGAAAAACAACAACCAAAGAGCTTTTAAGAGATGTGCTGGCCAAAAAATATAAGGTGCATGCGACTGGTGGCAATTTCAATAATCATATTGGTGTTCCACTAACCCTCTTACAAATAGATGAATCTATCGAGATCGCTATCATAGAAATGGGGGCCAATAAGGTTGGAGATATTGCGGAGTTGTGTGGTATAGCTGACCCTACGCATGGAATGATCACGAATATCGGTAAGGCGCATTTGGAAGGTTTTGGTGGAGTAGAAGGAGTAATTAGAGGTAAGTCTGAATTGTACCATCATTTGATTCAAAAGGATGGGGTCATCTTTGTAAATTCTAATAGTGAGGTGTTGTCACATATTGCTAAACGGCGAATGAAATCACCATTTTACTATCCCGCCAAAGGCGATTATTTCCATGCGGAGTTAATCCAGACCCAACCTGTTCTCAGGTTGAAAACCGAAGATAATTTAGAAGCGGCAACTCATCTAACGGGAGCTTATAACTTCGAAAATATGTGTGCAGCACTGTGCATAGGGAAGTATTTTGAAGTTACTGCAAAAGATGCTTTAAAAGCTGTAGCAGATTACGATCCTGACAACAACCGATCTCAGGTTATAAAAAAAGGTTCCAACACTATTATTCTGGATGCCTACAATGCGAACCCATCTTCTATGGCAGCGGCTTTGGCTCATTTCTCAGAAGACAAGAGCGATTCTAAAGTAGTCATCTTGGGTGATATGTTTGAGTTAGGAGAAGATGCTGCTGAAGAGCATAAGGCTATTGGTGCGCTCACGCTGGAGTTAGGGTTTGACGAGGTTCATTTGTGTGGAACGCTCATGGAAGCTGGTAAACTTGGGAACGAAAAGGCCCATTATTGGCAAACCAAAGAGGCGCTAGTTTCGCATTTAAAGGAAAACCCTATTAGAAGCAGTACGGTGCTGATAAAAGGGTCTAGAGGTATGAGTTTAGAATCACTCTTAGATAATTTGACATAA
- a CDS encoding FecR family protein: MENNQQLHQWEREWLEGEISSAEASKMASNEDNFELLDKFVSASAGLSVKEKTDHQEAWAKLEAAIGQPEETKVIPIHRTFWIRGIAASLLLIATVLYILDPLSTKAIEVKTALAETEKVYLPDSSIIYLNAESKISYVSKNWDEDRVVKLEGEAFFEVRRGSNFMVSTENGTVEVLGTSFNVRSRGLQLIVACKTGKVRVTSFDNGSQEILTPGLQTRVRNNEVKTPEETNIRAIDSWRKGEYFLESVSIKEGFEELERIFNIEVVHELPELELERPGNWDFDKDNLTESIQSITLTMGLTHRIEDDKVIFEKK; the protein is encoded by the coding sequence ATGGAAAACAACCAGCAGCTTCACCAATGGGAGCGCGAATGGCTTGAGGGTGAAATCTCATCTGCCGAAGCGTCGAAAATGGCCTCAAACGAGGACAATTTCGAGCTATTGGACAAGTTTGTCTCCGCGAGCGCTGGCTTAAGTGTTAAAGAAAAAACCGATCATCAAGAGGCTTGGGCAAAACTTGAAGCAGCGATCGGCCAACCGGAAGAAACGAAAGTAATTCCAATTCACCGTACTTTTTGGATCAGAGGAATTGCAGCTTCCTTACTTCTCATCGCAACAGTTCTTTACATTCTAGACCCACTATCTACAAAGGCCATAGAGGTTAAAACAGCTTTGGCTGAAACAGAAAAAGTATACCTGCCAGATAGTTCAATAATCTACCTTAACGCAGAATCAAAAATATCATACGTTTCAAAAAATTGGGACGAAGACAGGGTGGTGAAACTTGAAGGTGAAGCTTTCTTTGAAGTGAGGCGAGGAAGCAATTTCATGGTATCAACCGAAAACGGTACTGTTGAGGTACTAGGCACAAGTTTTAATGTTCGTTCTAGAGGGCTACAGCTAATCGTAGCTTGTAAAACTGGTAAAGTTAGGGTCACTTCATTTGACAATGGCAGCCAAGAGATTCTGACTCCTGGGCTTCAGACTAGAGTTAGAAACAACGAGGTAAAAACTCCTGAAGAAACCAATATCAGGGCTATTGATTCATGGAGAAAAGGGGAATACTTCCTAGAAAGTGTTTCGATAAAGGAAGGTTTCGAAGAGTTAGAAAGAATCTTCAATATAGAGGTAGTACATGAACTACCAGAACTAGAATTAGAAAGACCAGGTAATTGGGATTTTGATAAAGACAATTTAACAGAGTCAATTCAGTCTATAACCCTTACCATGGGCTTGACGCACAGAATTGAAGACGATAAAGTCATATTTGAGAAGAAATAA